In Candidatus Hydrogenedentota bacterium, one genomic interval encodes:
- a CDS encoding methionyl-tRNA formyltransferase, with translation MRIVFFGTPSLAVPTLAALSESHTIAAVITQPDRPRGRSSKPEPSEVKQWAVAHGLTVDQPQRIHDGSFEASLKALEPDLCVVAAYGRLLRQAVLDVPPLGWLNMHPSLLPRWRGPSPIQSALLYGDVVTGVTIMRMVLEMDAGNIVLQEETPIGAEETAGELTDRLAVLGADAMVRAVDLIASGTAPDIVQDVSRVTTTTLFEKKYGNMVWAASASALHNQVRACNPWPMAQCRFRGQLCRILRTRLISDSEEKDAAPGTVLEVHKDHVVLATGKGKLALLQLQMAGKKPLDAADFLRGAHLTVGERFEDVH, from the coding sequence GTGAGAATCGTCTTTTTTGGTACGCCTTCTCTCGCTGTTCCCACTCTGGCCGCCTTATCTGAATCCCATACCATTGCCGCGGTGATCACCCAACCGGATCGTCCGCGCGGGCGCAGCAGCAAACCGGAACCCTCCGAAGTAAAGCAGTGGGCAGTGGCACATGGACTAACTGTAGACCAGCCGCAAAGGATCCATGACGGCAGCTTTGAAGCGTCTTTAAAAGCGCTGGAACCCGATCTGTGCGTTGTCGCCGCTTACGGGCGTTTACTGCGTCAGGCCGTATTGGATGTGCCGCCCCTAGGCTGGCTGAACATGCATCCAAGCCTCTTACCCCGATGGCGCGGTCCGTCTCCCATCCAATCTGCTTTGTTGTATGGCGACGTGGTGACGGGCGTCACGATCATGCGCATGGTATTGGAAATGGACGCGGGCAATATTGTGCTGCAAGAAGAAACGCCCATTGGCGCGGAAGAGACTGCAGGTGAACTTACCGACAGACTGGCCGTCTTAGGTGCAGACGCGATGGTGCGCGCCGTCGATCTGATCGCTTCAGGAACGGCTCCTGATATTGTGCAGGATGTCAGTCGGGTCACGACGACCACCCTCTTTGAAAAGAAATACGGTAACATGGTGTGGGCCGCGTCGGCGTCGGCCCTTCATAATCAAGTGCGCGCCTGCAACCCGTGGCCCATGGCACAGTGTCGTTTTCGCGGCCAATTGTGCCGCATATTAAGGACCCGGCTCATATCCGATTCCGAGGAAAAGGACGCTGCCCCCGGCACTGTTCTTGAAGTCCATAAAGATCATGTTGTGCTCGCAACAGGGAAAGGGAAGCTCGCCCTATTGCAACTCCAAATGGCCGGAAAGAAACCATTGGATGCTGCCGATTTTCTGCGCGGTGCCCACTTGACAGTTGGTGAGCGCTTTGAGGATGTCCACTGA
- a CDS encoding N-acylglucosamine 2-epimerase, whose translation MKNADKIRYSQIYRDGLLNDTLDFWFPHCVDTKDGGFFTALHRDGSIIDTDKSVWHQGRISWLLATLYNTVEQRPEWLAWSKSGIDFLRRHAFDHDGRMYFQLTRDGRPLRKRRYIFSEAFAAIAFCAYAVASGDEKVGEEGQAIFQQLLKYATTPGMLASKTIEATRPTKSLALPMILINTAQELRATVGCPKACSEEIDRCIAEIRDNFLCPEWECVLETVGADGRFLDHFDGRTLNPGHAIEAAWFILHEARLRGGDKHLIALGCQMLDWMWLRGWDNIHGGILYFVDARGLPVQEYWHDMKFWWPHTEAIIATLLAYHLTGNEKYAEWHRQVHEWAYAHFPDPDYGEWYGYLHRDGRVSVRLKGNLWKGNYHLGRMQWYCWQLLEKDLNEQSLTLP comes from the coding sequence ATGAAGAACGCAGATAAAATACGATATAGTCAGATCTATCGGGATGGTCTGCTTAATGATACCCTTGACTTTTGGTTTCCCCATTGCGTGGATACAAAAGATGGCGGATTCTTTACTGCCCTTCATCGTGATGGCTCCATCATTGACACCGATAAAAGTGTTTGGCATCAAGGGCGCATTTCATGGCTCCTCGCCACGCTATACAACACGGTGGAACAACGGCCCGAGTGGCTAGCCTGGTCCAAATCGGGCATCGACTTTTTGCGGCGACACGCCTTCGATCATGACGGACGTATGTACTTCCAACTGACACGGGATGGACGCCCCCTGCGAAAACGCCGTTATATCTTCAGTGAAGCCTTCGCCGCCATAGCCTTTTGCGCTTACGCCGTGGCATCCGGTGACGAAAAGGTCGGTGAAGAAGGACAAGCCATTTTTCAACAGCTACTGAAGTACGCAACAACGCCCGGCATGTTAGCTTCGAAAACCATAGAAGCCACGCGCCCTACGAAAAGTCTGGCGTTACCCATGATTCTTATTAACACTGCCCAAGAATTGCGCGCCACAGTGGGCTGTCCGAAGGCGTGCTCGGAAGAAATCGATCGGTGTATTGCCGAGATCCGTGATAATTTTTTATGTCCCGAGTGGGAATGCGTTCTTGAAACCGTGGGCGCAGATGGCCGCTTCTTGGATCATTTTGACGGGCGTACACTTAACCCGGGTCATGCCATTGAAGCGGCGTGGTTCATCCTGCACGAGGCACGTTTGCGCGGCGGCGATAAACATCTGATTGCACTGGGCTGTCAGATGCTGGATTGGATGTGGCTCCGAGGATGGGACAATATACACGGCGGCATCCTTTATTTCGTTGATGCGAGGGGCTTGCCCGTTCAAGAATATTGGCACGATATGAAGTTTTGGTGGCCCCATACGGAAGCCATTATAGCCACCTTACTCGCCTATCATCTGACGGGCAACGAAAAGTACGCGGAATGGCATCGCCAAGTCCATGAGTGGGCATACGCCCATTTCCCCGATCCGGACTATGGGGAATGGTACGGCTATCTTCATCGGGACGGCCGTGTATCTGTTCGGCTAAAAGGTAATTTATGGAAGGGAAATTATCACTTGGGCAGGATGCAATGGTACTGCTGGCAGCTCTTGGAGAAGGATCTGAACGAACAATCTTTAACATTGCCTTAA
- a CDS encoding N-acylglucosamine 2-epimerase, producing the protein MFNKERIVKAQEETQHHLFKELLPFWKTHGVDPQYGGFLTYLDKDGNPTGETVKTMLCQARMIYTYSSVHRAGLGEGKFLEIASQGVDFLINHFLDKKNGGWYWTCEQDGTPLDRAKIMYGHSFAIYCLSEYFMASGDRDALDLAENTYSVIKTRAADLQHGGFGEFFEEDWTAKAPGVYGGDRKSLDVHMHLMEAFTNLYEATGYHGHKTDTERVIKLIFERMMHPEFGTGIAQFAYDWTPLRAILFKNVWGSDRDVDDDEGRPLNNTSFGHNVEFCWLLKHALDILGQDVEPYKEPMRKIYDHCVQYGIDWERGGVYCEGPNDGPARERNKEFWQQAEALVGLLDACLILEDSKYWDAYENVHRFVMDHVINHEVGEWYPLFDENNNRLWDYMGHAWKINYHTVRAGIQSEKRLAALLKKVDR; encoded by the coding sequence ATGTTTAATAAAGAACGTATCGTCAAAGCTCAAGAAGAAACGCAACATCATTTGTTTAAGGAGCTCTTGCCTTTTTGGAAAACACACGGTGTTGATCCCCAATACGGTGGATTCTTAACCTACTTGGATAAAGACGGCAATCCAACGGGTGAGACCGTTAAGACCATGCTCTGCCAAGCCCGTATGATCTACACCTATTCTTCCGTTCACCGCGCAGGGCTGGGCGAAGGGAAGTTCCTTGAAATCGCAAGTCAGGGCGTGGATTTCCTTATTAATCATTTCCTCGACAAAAAGAATGGCGGCTGGTATTGGACCTGTGAACAGGATGGCACGCCCCTAGACCGTGCAAAAATCATGTATGGACATAGTTTCGCGATTTATTGTTTGAGCGAATATTTTATGGCATCCGGCGACCGTGACGCTTTGGATCTGGCGGAAAACACCTATAGCGTCATTAAGACCCGTGCTGCTGATTTGCAGCATGGCGGATTTGGCGAATTCTTTGAAGAGGACTGGACAGCGAAAGCGCCGGGCGTATACGGAGGAGACCGTAAGTCCTTAGACGTGCATATGCACCTCATGGAAGCATTCACGAACTTATATGAGGCGACAGGATATCACGGTCATAAAACCGACACAGAGCGTGTAATCAAGTTGATTTTCGAACGGATGATGCACCCTGAATTCGGCACCGGTATCGCGCAATTCGCCTATGACTGGACACCCCTTCGCGCGATTCTCTTTAAAAACGTATGGGGTTCCGATCGGGATGTGGACGATGATGAAGGACGTCCGCTCAACAATACCAGCTTCGGTCATAACGTGGAGTTTTGCTGGCTGCTCAAACATGCCCTTGATATTTTGGGGCAAGACGTGGAGCCGTATAAAGAGCCTATGCGAAAAATTTATGACCATTGTGTGCAATATGGGATCGATTGGGAACGGGGCGGCGTATACTGCGAGGGGCCCAATGACGGCCCGGCCCGCGAACGGAACAAAGAATTTTGGCAGCAGGCTGAAGCTTTGGTCGGACTCTTAGATGCCTGTCTGATTCTTGAGGATTCCAAATACTGGGACGCCTATGAAAATGTACACCGATTTGTGATGGATCATGTCATTAATCACGAGGTCGGCGAATGGTATCCCCTCTTCGATGAGAATAATAACCGACTCTGGGATTACATGGGCCACGCTTGGAAGATCAACTATCACACAGTGCGTGCCGGCATCCAAAGCGAGAAGCGTTTGGCTGCACTGCTCAAAAAAGTAGATCGTTAA
- a CDS encoding YbaB/EbfC family nucleoid-associated protein, with translation MLKGLGDLGKMGGLIKQAMEMKERMETLKSTLADERVEFSVAGEVSVTLNGNMEVVSLTINPGLLQSEDAETIEGVITAAMNGALEKTRALVKSKMSDLAGLAEIPGIF, from the coding sequence ATGTTAAAAGGACTTGGTGACCTTGGCAAAATGGGCGGCCTTATCAAGCAAGCCATGGAAATGAAAGAACGCATGGAAACGCTGAAAAGTACACTTGCCGATGAGCGGGTGGAATTTTCTGTTGCCGGAGAAGTATCGGTTACACTGAACGGCAATATGGAAGTGGTTTCCTTGACAATCAATCCCGGTCTTCTCCAATCTGAAGATGCAGAAACGATTGAAGGCGTTATTACCGCCGCCATGAATGGCGCCTTGGAAAAGACACGGGCCCTTGTGAAATCTAAAATGAGCGATCTGGCGGGTCTCGCCGAAATACCGGGGATTTTTTAG
- a CDS encoding PASTA domain-containing protein, translated as MIMFILVMAGAGYYTYNFALKGGGHVTVPNIVDRPVTEAALLLTERNLELGHQVQAAHPTIPKFYVIAQRPAAGRIAREGRRINVVVSRGQDFLRTPDLSGKSLEDARREILAARFRVGSLARIPAELPRDLVISQDPPAGGELPDQGEIHLLVSAGSDRPSALMPDLRGLLISEIEKALANFDVSLVPNEVDIPGATPDVVLAQTPAPDTLIYENQIIVYDYVPSITEERIAIRFEATVRHQMFYDWYNREVRVDVVDRMGSRQKVWSKLPEHDDAARSTYISGTAIRVPVIYIDEANVEIYIDGNLEASYLLQDGNPPIKTR; from the coding sequence TTGATCATGTTTATTTTGGTCATGGCGGGAGCAGGGTATTATACGTATAACTTTGCATTGAAAGGCGGCGGTCATGTAACAGTTCCCAACATCGTTGACCGCCCCGTAACGGAGGCGGCACTGTTGCTGACCGAACGTAATCTTGAACTGGGTCATCAAGTTCAAGCGGCGCATCCGACGATTCCGAAATTCTATGTCATTGCCCAACGGCCCGCCGCAGGGCGCATCGCGCGAGAAGGGCGTCGTATCAACGTGGTGGTCAGCCGTGGTCAAGATTTTTTGCGCACGCCGGATCTGTCGGGCAAGTCTCTGGAAGATGCGCGCCGCGAGATCTTAGCCGCCCGTTTTCGGGTTGGCAGCCTCGCGCGTATCCCTGCGGAATTACCCCGTGACTTGGTGATCTCCCAAGATCCTCCTGCAGGCGGCGAATTGCCGGATCAAGGCGAGATTCACTTGCTCGTAAGTGCCGGTTCCGACCGACCCAGCGCGCTGATGCCTGATTTGCGCGGCTTACTGATCAGCGAAATTGAAAAGGCGCTTGCAAACTTCGACGTGTCCCTGGTGCCCAATGAAGTTGACATTCCGGGCGCGACACCCGATGTGGTTCTCGCCCAGACACCGGCGCCGGATACCTTGATTTATGAAAACCAAATCATCGTCTACGATTATGTACCTTCAATCACGGAAGAACGCATAGCGATCCGTTTTGAAGCGACGGTGCGCCATCAAATGTTCTATGACTGGTACAATCGTGAAGTGCGCGTGGACGTTGTAGACCGTATGGGCAGCCGTCAAAAGGTATGGTCGAAATTACCTGAACATGACGATGCCGCTCGAAGTACCTACATATCGGGAACGGCTATTCGTGTACCGGTCATCTATATTGATGAGGCAAATGTAGAGATTTATATTGACGGCAATCTCGAAGCCTCTTATTTACTTCAGGATGGTAATCCTCCCATTAAAACCAGATAA
- the lepB gene encoding signal peptidase I, whose translation MDTEQVHSDSSTPEEIEKPRLKREAFELVKLVVLFLVVFWVIRTFVVEGYEVLGDSMLPNLHDRDHILVFKLPHWFKTVDYFDWVKPFKEGDIIIFEDQTHKRYVKRLIAYNPALSSHSVDAAPLIDGNDSSAQVKVEYDRGVVRVNNWQIDESDYLPDAARQAPGRDICYLQPGEYYVLGDNRSVSKDSRSFHAVTDKQIVGRAVLRFWPLSKLQWF comes from the coding sequence TTGGACACCGAACAGGTACATAGTGATTCTTCCACACCTGAGGAGATCGAAAAGCCGAGACTGAAACGAGAAGCCTTTGAATTGGTAAAACTCGTCGTCCTTTTTCTTGTAGTCTTCTGGGTAATCAGAACCTTTGTGGTGGAAGGTTATGAGGTCTTGGGAGATTCCATGCTGCCCAACCTACATGACCGTGATCATATCCTAGTCTTTAAACTTCCTCATTGGTTCAAGACCGTCGACTATTTCGATTGGGTGAAGCCCTTTAAAGAGGGAGATATCATCATCTTCGAAGACCAGACGCACAAACGTTACGTTAAACGACTCATAGCCTATAACCCTGCTCTCTCCTCACACAGCGTTGACGCGGCGCCTTTGATTGATGGCAACGATAGCTCCGCTCAAGTGAAGGTTGAATATGACCGCGGCGTAGTTCGTGTTAACAATTGGCAAATTGACGAAAGCGATTATTTGCCCGACGCGGCCAGGCAAGCGCCGGGGCGGGATATATGTTACCTTCAACCTGGAGAATATTATGTGCTCGGTGATAATCGCTCTGTCAGCAAAGACAGCCGCAGTTTCCATGCCGTCACCGATAAGCAAATTGTAGGGCGTGCAGTTTTAAGGTTCTGGCCTTTGTCTAAATTGCAATGGTTTTAA
- a CDS encoding RsmB/NOP family class I SAM-dependent RNA methyltransferase encodes MVQNPASMLPSRLTCVEAGQTILDMCAAPGGKTTHLAALSNDEARLIALERFPTRVGKIEENCLRLGIHSVQALCGDGLTPPFKAESFDTIIVDAPCSGLGTLRRHPEIKWRSGPDSILELAEIQRAMLRKAVQLCKNGGLIVYSVCTLTPEETVDVVSEIVGDGVCMPEDGPELFNSWKTRTGQYQTNPLDAAWDGFFLTRFRKQS; translated from the coding sequence ATGGTTCAGAATCCGGCATCTATGCTTCCCTCACGGTTGACGTGTGTGGAGGCCGGACAAACCATTCTGGACATGTGCGCTGCACCGGGTGGAAAAACAACCCATTTGGCTGCCTTAAGCAACGATGAAGCGCGCCTTATCGCCTTGGAACGCTTTCCCACACGGGTCGGAAAAATCGAGGAAAACTGCCTGCGCCTCGGCATACACAGCGTGCAAGCTCTTTGCGGCGATGGGCTGACTCCCCCCTTTAAAGCGGAAAGTTTTGATACAATTATAGTGGACGCGCCTTGTTCGGGCTTAGGCACACTGCGTCGCCATCCCGAAATTAAATGGCGCAGCGGTCCCGACTCTATCCTAGAATTAGCAGAGATACAGCGTGCAATGTTGCGAAAGGCTGTTCAACTTTGTAAGAATGGTGGACTTATCGTATATTCGGTATGCACACTGACACCGGAGGAAACGGTGGATGTTGTTTCTGAAATAGTCGGGGATGGTGTGTGTATGCCTGAAGACGGCCCGGAGTTATTCAATTCGTGGAAGACAAGGACAGGACAATATCAAACAAACCCGTTAGACGCGGCTTGGGACGGTTTCTTCTTGACACGCTTTCGGAAACAATCATAG
- a CDS encoding ribulose-phosphate 3-epimerase: MSEQSIKISPSLLACDFSRLGEEIRAIVNAGADMIHCDIMDGHFVPNITFGAPVVAKLRDHCSVPLDVHLMIEDPEDYVEDFVDAGADIITFQVEATYHPHRLIRRIQDLGCKAGIVLNPGTPETALKYLADMVDMVLVMSVNPGFGGQAFIPEMLEKISRVRDMIGDRDLQVDGGIDENVAPSVIRAGANVLVAGSYIFNHHSYQKAIQLLKSAGSNDNAIAAFC, encoded by the coding sequence ATGAGTGAACAAAGCATAAAAATTTCTCCGTCACTGCTTGCCTGTGATTTTAGTCGATTGGGCGAAGAGATTCGCGCCATTGTAAACGCCGGCGCAGATATGATTCATTGCGACATTATGGACGGCCATTTTGTGCCCAATATTACCTTTGGCGCACCGGTGGTCGCAAAATTACGCGATCATTGCAGCGTGCCCCTTGATGTGCATCTCATGATCGAAGATCCGGAAGACTATGTGGAAGACTTTGTAGATGCCGGCGCAGACATTATCACCTTTCAGGTGGAAGCCACCTATCATCCTCACCGCCTGATACGGCGCATCCAAGACCTAGGCTGTAAAGCAGGGATCGTGCTCAACCCGGGCACACCGGAAACAGCGCTCAAATACCTCGCAGATATGGTGGATATGGTTTTGGTCATGAGCGTTAATCCGGGCTTTGGCGGACAAGCCTTTATCCCCGAGATGTTGGAAAAGATATCACGGGTACGGGATATGATCGGAGACCGTGATCTTCAAGTAGATGGGGGCATCGATGAAAATGTGGCGCCCTCAGTCATACGTGCCGGTGCCAATGTGCTGGTAGCCGGTTCCTATATTTTCAACCACCACTCTTATCAAAAGGCGATTCAGCTGCTGAAATCTGCGGGCAGCAATGACAACGCCATCGCCGCCTTCTGCTAA
- a CDS encoding UDP-2,3-diacylglucosamine diphosphatase, whose translation MKETLLFSDVHLKPKAYEDNGRKEFIRFLKEIDTDRVGRLVCLGDLFDFWFEYKHVVFADYFDVLHQLFTLHEAGVELHLLRGNHDLWAGDQLKQLTGMQVHPDRLRLPFGTKEALLFHGDGMNPDDRRYLWFKRAASNSFLQRLFRCIHPDRAMALAQFLSNLSRRKLKAPNPGKGPEALILQEHARSMIESGQESIIICGHAHAPLIQHIEEGETSGIYINTGDWPLHRSYVRFSGGEFTLHSYC comes from the coding sequence GTGAAAGAAACGCTTCTTTTTTCGGATGTACATTTGAAACCCAAAGCCTATGAGGACAATGGCAGAAAAGAGTTTATCCGATTTTTGAAGGAAATAGATACGGATCGCGTGGGACGGCTCGTTTGCCTTGGGGATCTCTTTGATTTTTGGTTCGAATATAAGCACGTTGTCTTTGCTGATTATTTTGATGTACTCCACCAGCTCTTTACGCTCCACGAGGCAGGTGTAGAATTGCATCTCCTTCGGGGCAATCATGATCTATGGGCAGGGGATCAATTGAAACAACTTACCGGGATGCAGGTGCATCCTGACCGGCTTCGCCTGCCTTTTGGCACAAAGGAAGCTCTTTTGTTTCATGGCGACGGCATGAACCCCGATGACCGCCGCTATTTATGGTTTAAGCGCGCCGCATCCAATTCCTTTCTTCAAAGGCTATTCCGATGTATCCATCCCGACCGCGCCATGGCGCTGGCGCAATTTTTGAGTAATTTGAGTCGTAGAAAATTAAAAGCGCCCAATCCCGGAAAAGGGCCGGAAGCCCTTATATTGCAAGAACATGCACGCAGTATGATCGAAAGTGGGCAAGAATCGATTATCATTTGCGGTCATGCCCATGCCCCGCTTATTCAGCACATTGAAGAAGGTGAAACTTCAGGTATTTATATCAATACAGGCGATTGGCCTTTGCATCGTTCTTATGTTCGCTTTTCGGGGGGGGAATTCACGTTACATTCCTATTGTTAA
- a CDS encoding sodium/solute symporter (Members of the Solute:Sodium Symporter (SSS), TC 2.A.21 as described in tcdb.org, catalyze solute:Na+ symport. Known solutes for members of the family include sugars, amino acids, nucleosides, inositols, vitamins, urea or anions, depending on the system.) gives MREKNKSLFVSQRNYQSSAVACLILFCFLIGSFFSLPVNAASLHWEQLPDLPNTDGVAGAFVGVHGDALLVAGGANFSQPVWESDKAFHDTIHVLLRDEKEGETRFQWRSDFTLDRPIAYGSSVSIDNGVVCIGGNDAERCYNDVFLLRWNSSGGIVEKEPLPSLPYPCTTACAAAIGNRTYLGGGTTTLALESARSDFLCLDLDDPDPQWKTLSALPGQPRAFAIAAAQNNGTTDCVYIFSGRSSKDRGETLFLKDTWEYNPTLEAKNPTISPWRKRADAPRCLMAGTAMDVGQSHIFVLSGADETHFYDAAILKDAHPGFPKEAFAYHTITDTWAEAGATPINQVTTTATRWGKDPVHDPILMVSGEIRPRVRTPELWSVSPVASMQHFSFPDATVLGIYLIALVLVGLVFTSRNKNTDDFFRGGQRIPWFVAGMSIFATMLSSITFMAIPAKSYATDWVYFLVNMTAVAVAPLVILFFLPFFRNIDATSAYEYLEKRFNRITRLFASASFTLFQIGRMAIVLYLPALALAAITPLSEEQSILLMGVLSIFYCATGGLEAVVWTDTLQSFVLLGGGLFSLVLIFLQIDGGFAGFWQTAQLHDKFHFVNLDWSSHSIATTALWVVVLGGLGQSLVPYASDMAVVQRYMSVSGTEQAKRAIWTNALVIIPATLLFFGIGTALFVFYVNFPDRLDPTFKTDAIFPLFISQELPVGVAGLVIAGIFAAAQSTISTSINSMSTAVTTDFIRPFNLVKTERGYLLLGRIFTVVFGCAGLLLALLFAASNILSLWDQFMKILGLFGGAMCGLFCLGIFTRRANGKGAMIGAILGAVGLFFIQQYTPVHLLLHAFLGIVCCFVTGYMASLFFRTDQRAIDGLTLYTLKETISATAQEKELL, from the coding sequence ATGAGGGAGAAGAACAAATCTTTGTTTGTATCACAACGTAATTATCAATCGTCAGCCGTCGCTTGTCTGATCCTCTTCTGTTTTCTGATAGGCTCTTTTTTCTCCCTTCCCGTAAACGCCGCGTCGCTGCACTGGGAACAATTGCCCGATCTTCCTAATACGGATGGCGTTGCCGGTGCTTTTGTCGGTGTACATGGAGATGCGTTGCTTGTGGCAGGCGGCGCCAATTTTTCACAACCCGTCTGGGAATCCGACAAAGCTTTTCATGATACGATCCACGTGTTGCTCCGTGATGAAAAAGAAGGGGAAACCCGATTTCAATGGCGCAGTGATTTTACATTAGATCGACCCATCGCCTATGGAAGTTCCGTTTCTATAGATAACGGCGTGGTCTGCATCGGCGGAAACGATGCTGAACGCTGCTACAACGATGTCTTTTTATTGCGTTGGAACAGTAGCGGCGGGATCGTTGAAAAAGAGCCCTTGCCTTCATTACCCTATCCCTGCACGACGGCCTGCGCTGCCGCAATAGGAAACCGTACCTATCTTGGAGGAGGCACCACGACCTTAGCATTAGAGAGCGCCCGTTCCGATTTTCTATGCCTTGATCTTGATGATCCTGATCCTCAATGGAAGACTTTATCCGCCCTACCGGGACAGCCCCGTGCATTCGCTATAGCCGCCGCTCAAAACAACGGCACTACAGACTGTGTTTATATTTTCAGCGGCCGCTCTTCTAAGGACCGGGGTGAGACCCTATTCCTGAAAGATACTTGGGAATACAATCCGACGCTCGAAGCCAAGAACCCTACAATAAGCCCGTGGCGAAAGCGTGCTGATGCGCCGCGCTGTCTGATGGCGGGCACAGCCATGGACGTGGGGCAAAGTCACATCTTCGTGCTCTCGGGCGCCGATGAAACTCATTTTTATGACGCAGCTATATTGAAAGACGCCCACCCAGGCTTCCCCAAAGAAGCCTTTGCCTATCACACCATCACAGACACGTGGGCAGAGGCGGGCGCAACGCCCATCAATCAAGTGACCACGACGGCAACACGTTGGGGGAAAGATCCCGTCCATGATCCCATCCTTATGGTGAGCGGCGAAATTCGTCCCCGCGTACGAACGCCGGAACTTTGGTCGGTCAGCCCTGTGGCGAGCATGCAGCATTTCAGTTTTCCCGATGCGACCGTGTTAGGCATTTATCTTATCGCCTTGGTATTGGTTGGTCTCGTCTTTACATCCAGAAACAAAAACACCGATGACTTTTTTCGGGGCGGACAACGCATTCCATGGTTTGTGGCGGGTATGAGCATTTTCGCGACCATGCTCAGTTCCATCACGTTCATGGCAATCCCCGCCAAAAGCTACGCCACAGACTGGGTATATTTTCTTGTCAACATGACTGCCGTGGCGGTCGCGCCCTTGGTCATTTTATTTTTCCTTCCTTTTTTCCGAAACATTGACGCGACAAGCGCTTATGAATACCTTGAGAAAAGGTTTAATCGCATCACCCGACTTTTCGCCAGCGCCTCCTTTACGCTCTTTCAGATCGGGCGCATGGCTATTGTGCTGTATTTGCCTGCACTGGCTTTGGCGGCTATCACGCCCTTGTCCGAAGAGCAGAGCATTTTGTTGATGGGCGTGCTGAGTATTTTTTATTGCGCCACAGGCGGACTTGAAGCGGTCGTTTGGACCGATACACTCCAGAGTTTTGTGTTGTTGGGAGGCGGCTTATTCAGCTTGGTATTGATCTTTCTTCAAATTGACGGTGGGTTTGCCGGCTTTTGGCAGACAGCACAGCTCCATGATAAATTTCATTTTGTAAATCTAGATTGGTCTTCCCACAGCATCGCGACCACGGCGCTTTGGGTTGTTGTGCTCGGCGGTCTAGGTCAAAGCTTGGTACCCTATGCCTCAGATATGGCGGTGGTACAACGCTATATGTCTGTATCCGGTACAGAACAGGCCAAACGAGCGATCTGGACAAATGCGTTGGTGATCATACCGGCAACCTTGCTCTTCTTCGGTATCGGAACTGCCCTCTTTGTATTTTATGTGAATTTTCCCGACCGATTGGATCCCACTTTTAAAACGGATGCGATCTTTCCACTTTTCATTTCACAGGAACTGCCTGTCGGTGTTGCCGGTCTCGTCATCGCCGGGATCTTTGCCGCAGCTCAATCCACCATTTCCACCAGTATCAACAGCATGTCTACTGCTGTCACCACAGACTTTATACGGCCCTTTAACTTAGTGAAAACCGAGCGGGGCTATCTCTTACTTGGACGCATCTTTACCGTAGTATTCGGGTGTGCAGGACTGCTTTTGGCGCTTTTATTTGCAGCGTCAAATATCTTGTCGCTTTGGGATCAGTTTATGAAAATCCTGGGACTTTTCGGCGGTGCCATGTGCGGCCTTTTTTGTCTCGGCATTTTCACACGTCGCGCCAACGGAAAAGGCGCGATGATCGGCGCTATCCTTGGCGCGGTCGGGCTCTTCTTCATTCAACAGTATACGCCCGTTCATTTGCTGCTTCATGCTTTCCTTGGCATTGTATGCTGCTTTGTAACCGGATATATGGCGAGCCTCTTTTTTAGAACCGATCAACGCGCCATAGACGGACTTACCCTCTATACCTTGAAAGAAACAATATCCGCCACTGCGCAAGAAAAGGAATTGCTATGA